Proteins encoded together in one Staphylococcus aureus window:
- the esaC gene encoding type VII secretion substrate EsaC: MNFNDIETMVKSKFKDIKKHAEEIAHEIEVRSGYLRKAEQYKRLEFNLSFALDDIESTAKDVQTAKSSANKDSVTVKGKAPNTLYIEKRNLMKQKLEMLGEDIDKNKESLQKAKEIAGEKASEYFNKAMN; the protein is encoded by the coding sequence ATGAATTTTAATGATATTGAAACAATGGTTAAGTCGAAATTTAAAGATATTAAAAAGCATGCTGAAGAGATTGCGCATGAAATTGAAGTTCGTTCTGGATATTTAAGAAAAGCTGAACAATATAAGCGATTAGAATTTAATTTGAGTTTTGCACTAGATGATATTGAAAGCACAGCAAAGGACGTACAAACTGCAAAATCTAGTGCTAATAAGGACAGTGTAACTGTTAAGGGAAAGGCGCCCAATACGTTATATATTGAAAAAAGAAATTTGATGAAACAAAAGCTTGAAATGTTGGGTGAAGATATCGATAAAAATAAAGAATCCCTCCAAAAAGCTAAGGAAATTGCTGGCGAAAAGGCAAGTGAATATTTTAATAAAGCAATGAATTAA
- the esxB gene encoding WXG100 family type VII secretion effector EsxB — MGGYKGIKADGGKVDQAKQLAAKTAKDIEACQKQTQQLAEYIEGSDWEGQFANKVKDVLLIMAKFQEELVQPMADHQKAIDNLSQNLAKYDTLSIKQGLDRVNP; from the coding sequence ATGGGTGGATATAAAGGTATTAAAGCAGATGGTGGCAAGGTTGATCAAGCGAAACAATTAGCGGCAAAAACAGCTAAAGATATTGAAGCATGTCAAAAGCAAACGCAACAGCTCGCTGAGTATATCGAAGGTAGTGATTGGGAAGGACAGTTCGCCAATAAGGTGAAAGATGTGTTACTCATTATGGCAAAGTTTCAAGAAGAATTAGTACAACCGATGGCTGACCATCAAAAAGCAATTGATAACTTAAGTCAAAATCTAGCGAAATACGATACATTATCAATTAAGCAAGGGCTTGATAGGGTGAACCCATGA